The genomic stretch TGATAGACTGATAGCAAATGGTATTTAGCAAACGGTATAGGCTTTAATtcctcggtttttttttttaaaaaaaacgaagaatAGGAACCAAAATCATGTTATCATGCTCTTTGTTTAACCCTCATCGAATTACTTTTATGTTAGACACGATTTAATAGATTGATTAGAAAAATTCAGGGTTTTTTCGAGGTTGAGTTTTtagctaaattaaataaaatattaactcaattaaatttaaagtgtATTCGAAAACATAATATAAACAacggtttttaaaattttattttattttttttaaaataattttttttatgtttgaaaatcgttttaatatgttgttaaaagtgattttttttttaaaaaaaaaactctattttaatatatttttaaataaaaaacactttgaactgCCACCAATTTCACAATCTCATCCACtcttatttaatgaatttttatttgctagAAACGTAGTCCAAACTTGATAAaattaacattgaaaaaaaaaatattatgtttacaagtataattttaataaaaaataattaatctaaattaactcattatttttatatgaactattatcatataaaaattatcattaataatattattattaattgatcACATGTGTTTCTTATATTACaatgcataatatttttaaattaaaaacatattaaaataaaaattttatttgttttattttttacatcaatttatcaaaatcttaacactgttattattattattattattaattgatcACAGAGGTGTTTTTTATGTTACAatgcataatgttttttttttacatcaatttatcaaaatcttctaaaaaaaccattttaatttatttgataatttgaaagattgtttttaaataagaaatttttgaaaaacaagaaaaagccGTGAATACGAGCCCCGATATGGGTGAGGTGATGATTTGAAAGATGGGAAATCTACGTGTCCTATCAAGGACTGGAAGGATGAGAAATGAAGGTTCATAGCCAATTCAAGTCGTTTCATGTCGAAACCaccttccttcctttttttcttctctttttgggCGGAGTTTCAAAAAGGAGCAGCCAGCAAATCAATCAAGCAGATTGTTTTATTCATAAGCGTGATCTCTAATAGAAtttccctttgttttttctccaTGCATCATCGCATGCCATGGctgttcctttcttttcttctttctctcatAAACGGACGAGAAAGGAACGTTTGGGAGATTGATAGGactggtttatatatatatatatatatatatatatatatatatatatattccaacaTGTCactgattaattaaatatttcggTTTATATTAAATTGACATATATCTCGAACCAATAGAATCATGCACATTTTCAAACCCTAACCTATGTGCTTAATGTAAGCTTTGCAGGTATATACATGTTCAGACCTGCAAGCAtcactctatatatatataagcacgAAATGGAAACCCATACCACtcatatttactttttttttaaaaaaaaaattacaataaagttCCCCATTAATTAGCTAAGCAACTGAAATAGaaataaatgattaataaaaaaaataaaagatgataaGAAAAACCCAAGGATctattgttttagtaaaaaccCTAAGCCCTTTTGTTGTGACCATGAAAGACATTTCATGGTCTTATAATAAAAACTCCTTAGTCAGTTCTTACTTACACAAATGAACAACCTCACCCCCAAATGTCACACAatatggaaataaataaatgtaccGTACGTCACCTTCTCATCAACAAGTTAATTAACATCTACATAgctaatcaaagaaaaaaaaacagcttaattaactaattaattaattacttgttGTGCCATAGTTGCTGCTGGTTCTTCTCCTTGTTGAGCTTCAAGTCAAACTTATTAGTATTCCACAAATGCTGATCTCCGTCGTTTATTTGAACCTGAAAGCAGCTGTTATCATTGACTTGACTACCCACATAAGAGTTAGAAGGTGATGAATTCATGCCATTATAGGATTCAAGTTGCTGAAAATAATTGCTGGTCCTTAAATCCTCTTTACGCTTCTTGTTAGACTCTGTTGTCATGTTAAAGTAGATATTCATGCTCTCCCATTTCTCCCTGCAATCATCCACACTCCTATCATAGCCTAAACTAGCCATTTCTGCTGCTATCTCCTCCCATAGCCCTTCATTCGAATACCCATTCTCTTGGAATCTTGAGTCCATGGAAGTTCTGAGCTGTATGAAGCTCAGGATCTCGGGTTCAGTCCATGTAATGTTATTGAACTTGTCTTTCTGAATCTTCTTAGCACCAGCGCTGTCCGGGTTTTTGTTGTGCCTTTGAGTGGCTACTGCGATTTGCTCAACTGACGATGACAGTTCGAGTCCTTTCTCCGTATGTTTCTTCAAGGCTTCCATTAATGCAGCATCTCTAGCTTCAATCCATGCTCTCTCTTTAGCCCAAAACTCATGTTCCTGATCGAACCGAGCCAACTCTTGCTTTGTCCACTCTTCCTCTCGACACATTCTTTCATGCTCTCTATCTTCAATGGTCTTCAACATTTTCTCCATCCAGGCATCTTGTTTCTCCATCAACTTCCTCATTTGTGAGTCCACAAAGTCCTTAACCTTTAGCTTCCAACTCTTTTTAGGCCTCGCAAGACTTTGGCTCTCATTTATCCCTTTCTGTTTTTCCGTTGATCGGTTCATCATGTTGTAAGCAATAGCTGAAAGGTCATCATCATTGTTTTCTGATGAAGAAGTCTCAAACTCAGATGTGTTGGAGAAACTCAGACTCTCACTGTGCTTGTTTTCTTGAAATGTTTCTTGACTTTCTTGGTTGATTGTGTTGCTCATTGGAGCTTGGTAAAGAAGTGTGTTGTTAACAAAATGGGTTTCCGAGGCTGAAGCTTGATTGCTTGGCTCTCCATAAAGGGCTTCAAGCTGCCTAAAGAACCTATAATGCTTGCCATCTTGTCTCCCAGCTTTCCCTTCCTTGGTTTTCTTGTAGTACTTGTACAAGTTCTCAAACTTCTCTCtacatttcttgccacttctctGGTACCCGTGCTCCTCAGCCATGATTCTGAACATCAGTAAAGTCAAATTAACTCAATACTGCTTGTATGTGTGTACAAACAGACACACAGGTACAGATttcaaggaaatgaaaaacctAAGCAGAAGTTCACGTATTCTTGTGCAGACAATAATGATGCTATTAATATAATGATTTGGCAATATTCAATAGTTGACTAACATACTCTCAACATTTCTCTCACACAAAAAGCAGTTAATTAGTTTACTGACCATCATTTTTAGTAATTAAAGTATTAAATACTCAAAACATTCTTCTTGGGATGTAATTAATGAAGATCCCACCAGCTAAGTTATCTTGTCtctctttgaattttaaaatcattaactaGCTGTTAAAGGACTCCtctcaagaagaagaagaagaagagactaGCTAGTATTTCCCATCATCCCCCAATTGCTACCGAGAGTTCATAACAGAAAATTAGCGAAGAGATTATGATACTGAGAACAAATGCTTCCTGTACTGATCACCACTACACACGCACAAAGACGGCTATTGAAAGGAAATCACGAAATGAACTCAAGAGAAGATTTTACaaataagcaaataaaattGCTTTAAATCCTGGGGCACGAGcccttaaaacacacaagaagaagaaaagaaagcgaagaaggagaaggaataTCATCATCAATGTCCACTTGgtgacaaaacaaaacaaaaattagggtttcctaATCCAGTATCTGCAATGCAAGAACAAGCCTGATAGAGTAAGAAATACTCAACAAAGGAAACAGGATATTTGCCCAAAAGGGCTTCGTAGAATTTATTTAGTACCTTGAAACCTCATCCCATAAAGGACCCTTTTGATTAGCCTCCTTGAACCGGGAATCAAGCCTAGATCTGATCTCAAGAAGAGTAAGAGTCTCTTGTCTTGGCCATCTACTAttatttcctccatcatttccAATCCACCCAGCAGTAGTAGCACTTTCCATTTCTACTCCATATAGGGTACCAACACCAGCTGAACTACTAGTACCAATTGTAGCACTATTTGTAGTATTAATATTAGTGGCATTGGTGCAGTAACGATCATGATGCCCACCAAGCTTGACTAAACCACTTGACAACATTGCTTCATGGCCAACCATAATGGACTCAAAGTGATGAGTTTGCGGTGCTGCGAGATTCCTACTTTGAACAAAGAATGGCTCGCCCCCTTGCTGGGTTCCTTGAAAATGACTTCTTCCGGCCACCAGTTGCCGGAGATCTGGCATTCCGTACTGGTGGTGGTGTTCACTCATTTCTTGCTCCCACTAATCCCACTCCACTAGGTTTAGATAGCAAGAAAAATATACACTACAGACGAGAGAGATGTTTTCTTCTGGGCCTTCAAATTATAAAGAGAGATTAATTGACAAATTCGGAACTTTTTTCTTGGGGAGACAGGATCCGAGTCTACCGCAACTTTTCATCACTACTACTTCATTAAcctttctctttctctgtcTTTCTCtttagagagagaagggagCATTACGTAATGTGTATGGGCCAATCTGAGAGCGACAGATGTCAAAGAATTACACGAGGATGACAACCCACTATTCGAGCTCTGCTCACGTTACGCGTGTACAGTGTTTAGGATTTGACCTTTTGACCGACCATTTTGCTTCCTGTCCATAACATGATCAGTTTGGTACTCCAGGAGAGAAGACATGGCTAGCTAGCTCACTCAACCCTCAATCTGTTGCTTCAGGAAGCCCAAAGGTTTGCCAGCAATTTACTTCTATTTTGGGTTTCAATTATCTAAGAAAACTAAAACCATgataaactttatattttttcaaaaaaaaaaaagacttaataATTCGGTGTGCGTATATGTATAAATTAACTAGTTCGAAAATATATAGttcatctttaaaataaaaactccaaaaaaatcattatggtTTCACACATGTTAATTCCTcgcaaatattaattttagaggTGGGTCTCTCTATCTTATTTGTCATGATTGGCTAAGCTATTGTTTCAAAATTCCACATTCTTAGGGTTCAATCACGTATATAATATTACCCTacttaagttttatttgatta from Populus alba chromosome 8, ASM523922v2, whole genome shotgun sequence encodes the following:
- the LOC118030488 gene encoding trihelix transcription factor PTL, whose protein sequence is MSEHHHQYGMPDLRQLVAGRSHFQGTQQGGEPFFVQSRNLAAPQTHHFESIMVGHEAMLSSGLVKLGGHHDRYCTNATNINTTNSATIGTSSSAGVGTLYGVEMESATTAGWIGNDGGNNSRWPRQETLTLLEIRSRLDSRFKEANQKGPLWDEVSRIMAEEHGYQRSGKKCREKFENLYKYYKKTKEGKAGRQDGKHYRFFRQLEALYGEPSNQASASETHFVNNTLLYQAPMSNTINQESQETFQENKHSESLSFSNTSEFETSSSENNDDDLSAIAYNMMNRSTEKQKGINESQSLARPKKSWKLKVKDFVDSQMRKLMEKQDAWMEKMLKTIEDREHERMCREEEWTKQELARFDQEHEFWAKERAWIEARDAALMEALKKHTEKGLELSSSVEQIAVATQRHNKNPDSAGAKKIQKDKFNNITWTEPEILSFIQLRTSMDSRFQENGYSNEGLWEEIAAEMASLGYDRSVDDCREKWESMNIYFNMTTESNKKRKEDLRTSNYFQQLESYNGMNSSPSNSYVGSQVNDNSCFQVQINDGDQHLWNTNKFDLKLNKEKNQQQLWHNK